One Dysosmobacter welbionis DNA segment encodes these proteins:
- a CDS encoding helix-turn-helix transcriptional regulator, whose amino-acid sequence MSLGTNISRLRAEKRLSQGDLAEVLEVSRQSVSKWETDSSVPDLNRLMKLSQLFGVTLDELVTGAEPPVKVETPPVMVSPSMPGRKIAGIILFCMAFLAFLIPTGLGGSSSA is encoded by the coding sequence ATGAGCCTTGGAACCAACATCAGCCGCCTGCGGGCGGAGAAACGCCTGTCTCAGGGGGACCTGGCGGAAGTGCTGGAGGTGAGCCGCCAGTCCGTCAGTAAGTGGGAGACGGATTCCAGTGTGCCGGACCTGAACAGGCTGATGAAGCTGAGCCAGCTCTTCGGTGTGACGCTGGATGAACTGGTGACGGGAGCAGAGCCCCCAGTGAAGGTGGAGACGCCTCCGGTCATGGTGTCTCCGTCAATGCCGGGTCGGAAGATCGCCGGGATCATCCTCTTCTGCATGGCCTTTCTGGCGTTTCTGATCCCCACGGGGCTGGGGGGATCCTCATCGGCCTGA